TGAAGCAGGAATCATAGTTCCCGAAATAACCTTAGAAGACGAGCGAGTAAAGTCAATTCGAGTTGATATGGGTCAGCCTTATCTTGAAAGTGAGAAAATCCCGGTAGACCTTAAGAAGGAGAGAATCATCCAAGAACCAATTGAAGTCTTAGGGAATACCTTTTATTTTACCGCCGTGTCAATGGGAAATCCTCATGCAGTGATTTTCGAAATTCCTGATCAATGGCAAACCTACGGGGAAACAATTGAGAAACATCCCCTCTTTCCTCGCAAAACCAATGTAGAATTTGTTCGTTGTTTGTCTTCCAATCAAGCCGAAGTAAAAGTTTGGGAACGAGGAGCAGGACCGACTTTGGCCTGCGGTACCGGAGCATGTGCAGTGTTGGTAGCTGGAGTCCTCAATCAAAAATTAAGCCCTAAAGCTGAAATCAAGTTGCCTGGTGGGAGTTTAACTATCGAGTGGTCAACAGAGAATCAGCATGTTTATATGGAAGGTCCAGCTCAGGAAGTATTTAACGCAGAATTGTCAGAGGAGGTATATGAGTCATGGATGTTGCATCGCGAGTAAAAAATTTACCACCTTATCTCTTTGCCGAAATTGAAAAAAAGGTGGAAAACATGCGAATTCAGGGGAAAGAAGTGATCGACTTGGGAATTGGTGACCCCGATCTTCCTACTCCCGAATTTATTATAGATCGCTTATGTTTAGAAGCCAAAAAAGCCGAAAATCATCGTTATCCTTCTTATCGTGGTTTATCTGCCTTTCGGAAGGCTGCGGCGAGCTGGTATACAAAACGCTTTGGGGTTACTTTAAATCCCGATCGGGAAGTTGTTTCGTTAATCGGTTCAAAGGAAGGGATTGCTCACTTTGCATGGTGTATTGTTGATCCTGGTGATATCGTTCTGGCGAGTGATCCTGGCTATCCGGTTTATAAAATCAGTACGATGTTGGCCGGTGGGATT
The Candidatus Atribacteria bacterium ADurb.Bin276 genome window above contains:
- the dapF gene encoding Diaminopimelate epimerase — its product is MHCVKMHGLGNDFIIIEDHEAQKIASIKDFTIAACDRHFGVGGDGVILILPSQKADIRMRIFNSDGSEAEMCGNGIRCLAKYVYERGIIPDPIFTVETEAGIIVPEITLEDERVKSIRVDMGQPYLESEKIPVDLKKERIIQEPIEVLGNTFYFTAVSMGNPHAVIFEIPDQWQTYGETIEKHPLFPRKTNVEFVRCLSSNQAEVKVWERGAGPTLACGTGACAVLVAGVLNQKLSPKAEIKLPGGSLTIEWSTENQHVYMEGPAQEVFNAELSEEVYESWMLHRE